A part of Myxococcus landrumus genomic DNA contains:
- a CDS encoding dienelactone hydrolase family protein produces MKTAMHRHVLLLGSLLLLGGCMRGGVPREVLRGPSPTGAITEEEFKALHTSPAQAPAVPQGQEVEVGGMKAYLSLPENAKAPLPAVLVIHEQWGLDAHIRHWVDRLAANGYAALAVDLYDGKVPTTAVQALALSRRLDPARTTLALKAAHAFLQEDTRVRATRTGVLGWSVGGGWSLKAAMEIPELDAAVLYYANPVVTDVEALATIRASVLGIIAARDEVIRREESWVLRDALDGAGVRHRIVELEGAHGFANPMDPGYDERSAAMAWAEASMFFEHHLRR; encoded by the coding sequence ATGAAGACCGCCATGCACCGCCACGTGTTGCTCCTGGGCTCGCTGCTGTTGCTGGGCGGCTGCATGCGCGGAGGCGTCCCGCGCGAGGTGCTGCGGGGCCCGTCGCCCACGGGCGCCATCACCGAGGAGGAATTCAAGGCGCTGCACACCTCGCCTGCCCAGGCGCCAGCCGTACCCCAGGGGCAGGAGGTGGAGGTGGGCGGGATGAAGGCCTACCTGAGCCTCCCGGAGAACGCGAAGGCGCCGCTGCCCGCGGTGCTCGTCATCCACGAGCAATGGGGGCTCGACGCGCACATCCGCCACTGGGTGGACCGGCTGGCGGCCAACGGGTACGCGGCGCTGGCGGTGGACCTGTATGACGGCAAGGTGCCCACCACGGCGGTGCAGGCGCTCGCGCTGTCGCGGAGGCTGGACCCGGCGCGGACGACGCTGGCGCTGAAGGCGGCGCATGCGTTCCTCCAGGAGGACACACGCGTGCGCGCCACGCGCACCGGGGTGTTGGGGTGGAGCGTGGGCGGGGGCTGGTCGCTCAAGGCCGCCATGGAGATTCCGGAGCTGGACGCGGCGGTGCTCTACTACGCCAACCCGGTGGTGACGGACGTGGAGGCGCTGGCCACCATCCGAGCCTCCGTGCTGGGCATCATCGCGGCGCGCGACGAGGTGATTCGCCGGGAGGAGTCGTGGGTGCTCCGCGATGCGTTGGATGGCGCGGGGGTGCGCCACCGCATCGTGGAGCTGGAGGGGGCGCATGGCTTCGCGAACCCGATGGACCCAGGCTACGACGAGCGCTCGGCGGCCATGGCCTGGGCGGAGGCGTCGATGTTCTTCGAGCACCACCTGCGGCGCTGA
- a CDS encoding CAP domain-containing protein: MNRSFVRRLLALGLLVPWLSTGCGSDEPTEEDPPSGDAGTPGGGETLSQFAKDMLDGHNATRAAAKPVPSPALAPLTWDTNAEKVAKAYAARCEFKHNADRGNLGENLYAATPNAVDTLGVVKGWSDEITDYNYAANSCAQGKMCGHYTQIVWRNTKRIGCATQTCTTNSPFGAQWPKWQLWVCNYAPPGNYVGERPY; encoded by the coding sequence ATGAACCGCTCCTTCGTCCGACGTCTGCTGGCCCTGGGTCTCCTCGTGCCGTGGCTCTCCACGGGTTGCGGCTCGGATGAGCCCACCGAGGAGGACCCGCCCTCGGGGGATGCGGGCACTCCCGGTGGCGGCGAGACGTTGTCGCAGTTCGCGAAGGACATGCTGGACGGGCACAACGCCACGCGAGCGGCCGCGAAGCCCGTGCCCAGCCCCGCGCTGGCGCCCCTGACCTGGGACACGAACGCGGAGAAAGTCGCGAAGGCCTATGCGGCCCGGTGTGAGTTCAAGCACAACGCCGACAGGGGCAACCTGGGCGAGAACCTCTACGCCGCCACGCCCAACGCCGTGGACACCCTGGGTGTGGTGAAGGGCTGGAGCGACGAAATCACCGACTACAACTACGCCGCCAACTCCTGTGCGCAGGGCAAGATGTGTGGCCACTACACGCAAATCGTGTGGCGCAACACGAAGCGCATCGGCTGCGCCACGCAGACCTGCACGACGAACTCGCCCTTCGGTGCCCAGTGGCCCAAGTGGCAGCTCTGGGTCTGCAACTACGCGCCGCCGGGCAACTACGTCGGCGAGCGGCCCTACTGA
- a CDS encoding CAP domain-containing protein: MRLSSAALRGPLLVLLVLPLGCVSASKSAQRKTSTPHRSSVTSPQRSPPARATPPEPRAAPPPSAKDFALEMVEAHNEARASARPTPKPPLPPLVWSDAAARQAASWAKACKFEHNPNRGDLGENLAAATPDMWGTAQVVKSWADEVSDYDHTRNTCKKGKVCGHYTQVVWRKTTGVGCATVLCKKNSPFGDAFPTWQLWVCNYTPPGNFVGQRPY, encoded by the coding sequence ATGCGTTTGTCTTCCGCCGCGCTTCGCGGGCCTCTGCTCGTCCTCCTCGTTCTTCCTCTCGGCTGTGTCTCCGCATCGAAGTCGGCTCAACGCAAGACCTCCACGCCCCATCGCTCGAGCGTGACCTCCCCGCAGCGAAGCCCCCCGGCCCGCGCCACGCCCCCCGAACCCCGCGCCGCGCCGCCGCCCTCCGCCAAGGACTTCGCGCTCGAGATGGTGGAGGCGCACAACGAAGCCCGAGCGAGCGCCCGGCCCACGCCCAAGCCCCCCTTGCCGCCCCTGGTCTGGTCCGACGCGGCGGCGAGGCAGGCCGCGTCCTGGGCCAAGGCGTGCAAGTTCGAGCACAACCCGAACCGGGGTGACCTCGGAGAGAACCTGGCCGCCGCCACGCCGGACATGTGGGGGACGGCCCAGGTGGTGAAGAGCTGGGCGGATGAAGTCAGCGACTATGACCACACGCGCAACACCTGCAAGAAGGGCAAGGTGTGCGGCCACTACACGCAGGTGGTGTGGCGCAAGACGACGGGCGTCGGCTGCGCGACGGTGCTGTGCAAGAAGAACTCACCGTTCGGCGACGCGTTCCCCACGTGGCAGCTCTGGGTGTGCAACTACACGCCGCCCGGAAACTTCGTCGGACAGCGGCCCTACTGA
- a CDS encoding DUF1552 domain-containing protein — translation MSRKPSLSRRTVLRGAGALLALPWLEQMLPGAARAAAPSLSPKRLAVFYVPNGIHMPKWTPTGTGPAWELTPTLQPLASVKSDVLVISGLANDAGRPDGDGHHAAGTAALLSCTKAFKTEGTDLRAGISMDQVIANHLARQKATRFASLELGIDAGRGIGNCDSGYACPYANNIAWAGPHTPMAKEVVPQAVFDRLFGGTHAGETQAQAARRRAYGMSIIDSVREDATVLQRRLGTTDQRKLDEYFTSVRDLEKQVDAMGTPTSACGTPTAPGGDEDPRAKTKAMMDLIVLAFQCDLTRVVTFMLANARSNKVYGFLGLSGGHHAYSHHQHVSSNFDALARIDRWEVEQYAYLVRRLKEVKDAQGVPLLDNALVYFTSEIEDGNGHIHKNLPVLLAGKGGGAIATDRHLRAPGIPIANLYISLMRAMGVPNVNTFGADGTQELAGLGG, via the coding sequence ATGAGCAGGAAGCCGTCCCTCTCTCGACGAACGGTGCTGCGCGGCGCGGGCGCGCTGCTGGCGTTGCCCTGGCTGGAGCAGATGCTCCCGGGCGCCGCCCGAGCCGCGGCCCCCTCGCTCTCGCCCAAGCGCCTGGCCGTGTTCTACGTGCCCAATGGCATCCACATGCCCAAGTGGACGCCCACGGGCACCGGCCCCGCCTGGGAGCTGACGCCGACGCTCCAGCCGCTGGCGTCGGTGAAGAGCGACGTGCTCGTCATCAGCGGGCTCGCCAACGACGCGGGCAGGCCGGATGGAGATGGCCACCACGCCGCGGGCACCGCCGCGCTCCTGTCGTGCACCAAGGCCTTCAAGACGGAGGGCACCGACCTGCGCGCGGGCATCTCCATGGACCAGGTCATCGCCAACCACCTGGCGCGGCAGAAGGCCACGCGCTTCGCCTCGCTGGAGCTGGGCATCGACGCGGGCCGAGGCATCGGCAACTGCGACTCCGGCTACGCGTGCCCCTACGCGAACAACATCGCGTGGGCGGGGCCGCACACGCCCATGGCCAAGGAGGTGGTGCCCCAGGCCGTCTTCGACCGACTCTTCGGCGGCACCCACGCCGGGGAGACGCAGGCCCAGGCCGCGCGGCGCCGCGCCTACGGCATGAGCATCATCGACTCCGTCCGCGAGGACGCCACCGTGCTCCAGCGAAGGCTGGGCACGACGGACCAGCGCAAGCTCGACGAGTACTTCACCAGCGTCCGCGACCTGGAGAAGCAGGTGGATGCCATGGGCACCCCCACCTCCGCATGCGGGACGCCCACCGCGCCGGGGGGCGACGAGGACCCTCGCGCCAAGACGAAGGCGATGATGGACCTCATCGTCCTCGCCTTCCAATGTGACCTCACCCGCGTGGTGACCTTCATGCTGGCCAACGCGCGCAGCAACAAGGTGTATGGCTTCCTGGGCCTCAGCGGTGGACACCACGCGTACTCCCACCACCAGCACGTGTCGTCCAACTTCGACGCGCTCGCGCGCATCGACCGCTGGGAGGTGGAGCAGTACGCCTACCTCGTGCGCCGCCTGAAGGAAGTGAAGGACGCGCAGGGTGTGCCGCTGCTCGACAACGCCCTGGTCTACTTCACCAGCGAAATCGAGGACGGCAACGGGCACATCCACAAGAACCTGCCCGTGCTCCTCGCGGGCAAGGGCGGCGGCGCCATCGCCACGGACCGTCACCTCCGCGCTCCGGGCATCCCCATCGCGAACCTCTACATCTCCCTGATGCGCGCCATGGGTGTGCCCAACGTCAACACGTTCGGCGCGGATGGCACGCAGGAGCTCGCCGGGCTCGGTGGGTAG
- a CDS encoding DUF1592 domain-containing protein, which yields MTSRLHERRRWLGLAGTGCLLLLAGCKGDSPPSARVLPETPQDDPPIHVTGCENTSIDPGRVTLHRLNRAEYDATVRDLLGDTTHPARAFPVDDHGYGFDNNADVLSLSPLLMEKYASAAEALIESAWTRGTLSTCALDAARPEPCARDILSRFARRAWRRPVTPEEVDRLLRPLALAKQHGDPPEVGVKLALRSVLVSPHFLFRVETDPEPGSKTPHKVSAFELASRLSYFLWSSMPDEALLQAAEQNKLRTPKELEAQVRRMLADPKAQALVSNFAGQWLFTRALDSAEPDPTLYGAFNDTLRRAMRQETELVFQEFLTSDHKLKDLVDAPFTFVNDALAAHYGLPLPGSTTPQRVDLSEHPERRGIFGHGSLLTVTSNSDRTSPVQRGVWVLEQLLCSAPPPPPPNVEGLPPPVNPSMTMKERMALHRSLPQCQGCHRMMDPLGLALENYDPIGRWRLKEVSGAPVDATGDLPDGNVLNGGADMRRFVKADPKLPECMTEHLLTYALGRGTSEADECAVRLIAATAEARGGRLSDYILAIVLSDHFTSRRGDTEAQSP from the coding sequence GTGACTTCCAGACTTCACGAACGAAGGCGCTGGCTTGGGCTCGCGGGCACGGGCTGCCTGCTGCTGCTCGCCGGCTGCAAGGGAGACTCGCCTCCCTCTGCGCGCGTCCTCCCCGAGACGCCCCAGGACGACCCGCCCATCCACGTCACGGGCTGCGAGAACACCTCCATCGACCCGGGCCGCGTCACCCTGCACCGGCTCAACCGCGCCGAGTACGACGCCACCGTGCGAGACCTGCTGGGTGACACCACCCACCCCGCGCGCGCGTTCCCCGTGGATGACCACGGCTATGGCTTCGACAACAACGCGGACGTCCTCAGCCTGTCCCCCCTGCTGATGGAGAAGTACGCCTCCGCCGCGGAGGCACTCATCGAGAGCGCGTGGACGCGAGGCACCCTGAGCACCTGCGCGCTCGACGCCGCCCGTCCCGAGCCCTGCGCGCGAGACATCCTCTCCCGCTTCGCGCGCCGCGCCTGGCGCCGCCCCGTCACCCCCGAGGAAGTGGACCGGCTGCTGCGCCCCCTCGCGCTCGCGAAGCAGCACGGAGACCCGCCCGAGGTCGGCGTGAAGCTGGCCCTGCGCTCGGTGCTCGTCTCGCCCCACTTCCTCTTCCGCGTGGAGACAGACCCCGAGCCGGGCTCGAAGACGCCGCACAAGGTCAGCGCGTTCGAGCTGGCCAGTCGCCTCTCCTACTTCCTCTGGAGCAGCATGCCCGACGAGGCGCTCCTCCAGGCCGCCGAGCAGAACAAGCTGCGCACGCCCAAGGAGCTGGAGGCCCAGGTGCGCCGGATGCTCGCGGACCCGAAGGCCCAGGCCCTGGTGAGCAACTTCGCCGGCCAGTGGCTCTTCACCCGCGCGCTCGACTCCGCGGAGCCGGACCCGACGCTCTACGGCGCCTTCAATGACACGCTGCGAAGGGCCATGCGCCAGGAGACCGAGCTCGTCTTCCAGGAGTTCCTCACCAGCGACCACAAGCTGAAGGACCTGGTGGATGCGCCCTTCACCTTCGTGAACGACGCGCTCGCCGCGCACTACGGACTGCCGCTGCCCGGGAGCACCACGCCCCAGCGCGTGGACCTGTCCGAGCATCCCGAGCGCCGAGGCATCTTCGGCCACGGCTCGCTGCTCACCGTCACGTCCAACTCCGACCGCACCTCGCCCGTGCAGCGCGGCGTCTGGGTGTTGGAGCAGCTGCTGTGCTCCGCGCCACCGCCGCCACCGCCCAACGTGGAGGGCCTGCCGCCGCCCGTGAATCCCAGCATGACGATGAAGGAGCGCATGGCGCTGCACCGCAGCCTGCCCCAGTGCCAGGGCTGTCACCGGATGATGGACCCGCTGGGGCTCGCGCTGGAGAACTACGACCCCATCGGCCGCTGGCGGCTGAAGGAAGTGAGCGGCGCGCCCGTGGACGCGACGGGAGACCTGCCCGACGGCAACGTCCTCAACGGCGGCGCGGACATGCGGCGCTTCGTGAAGGCGGACCCGAAGCTGCCCGAGTGCATGACCGAGCATCTGCTCACCTATGCGCTGGGCCGGGGTACATCGGAAGCGGATGAGTGCGCGGTGCGGCTCATCGCGGCCACCGCGGAGGCTCGGGGCGGACGCCTCAGCGACTACATCCTCGCCATCGTCCTCAGCGACCACTTCACCTCCCGGCGAGGTGACACGGAGGCACAATCCCCATGA
- a CDS encoding R3H domain-containing nucleic acid-binding protein yields MTSSRVDAAAVDDFLLLVEVLPEELRAVVRALAPEQVLEVVLDLGRAPEARLVDRVVKLRESPVGPEDLAQVMAQVGTPGEDNRAGIERTLHRVSAIRNRRGQVVGLTLRVGRAVYGTIDMLKDFISSGRNVLLLGRPGVGKTTKLREVARVLADDLGKRVMVVDTSNEIGGDGDVPHPGIGGARRMQVSRPDRQHDVMIEAVENHMPEAIIVDEIGTSAEAAAARTIAERGVQLVATAHGNTLENLVLNPTLSDLVGGVHTVTLSDDEARRRRTQKTVSERKAPPTFDIVVEMVSRDEVRVHANTAEAVDRLLSGKDVGGERRWQDMASGRMEVAPSKATEVEKAPPKDVAPPQVATTMGPVENVASPVPAAAEPRVTRFGPRPSEDSPDAVPSEDLRGLTRIYAHSVSRDLLQKVLRELPVEARLVSRMESADLVVTVRSKANDPRMRRVVAKTGARVESVKRSSTAELRRALKGFFNMLEGVDEEEVREAVAEAEQAIQRALHEGISVPLSPRQPRLRKLQHRLVSRYPLEAVSHGSEPSRHLVVYPLGAEVEAALAKEDVEGNA; encoded by the coding sequence ATGACCTCATCGCGTGTCGATGCCGCCGCCGTGGATGACTTCCTCCTGTTGGTGGAGGTGTTGCCGGAGGAGCTGCGAGCGGTGGTCCGGGCGCTTGCCCCCGAGCAGGTGCTGGAGGTGGTGTTGGATTTGGGGCGGGCGCCGGAGGCCCGGCTCGTGGACCGGGTGGTGAAGCTGCGCGAGTCCCCCGTGGGACCAGAGGACCTGGCGCAGGTGATGGCGCAGGTGGGAACCCCGGGAGAAGACAACCGGGCGGGCATCGAGCGGACGCTGCACCGGGTGTCGGCGATTCGGAACCGGCGGGGCCAGGTGGTGGGGTTGACGCTGCGGGTGGGGCGCGCGGTCTACGGCACCATCGACATGTTGAAGGACTTCATCAGCTCGGGGCGCAACGTGTTGCTGTTGGGGCGGCCGGGCGTGGGGAAGACGACGAAGCTGCGCGAAGTCGCGCGGGTGCTCGCGGACGACCTGGGCAAGCGGGTGATGGTCGTCGACACCTCGAACGAGATTGGTGGGGATGGAGATGTGCCGCATCCGGGCATCGGTGGGGCTCGGCGGATGCAAGTGTCACGGCCGGACCGTCAGCACGACGTGATGATTGAGGCGGTGGAGAACCACATGCCGGAGGCCATCATCGTCGACGAGATTGGGACGTCGGCGGAGGCCGCGGCGGCCCGGACGATTGCCGAGCGCGGTGTGCAGTTGGTGGCGACCGCGCACGGCAACACGCTGGAGAACCTGGTGCTGAACCCCACGCTCTCGGACCTGGTGGGCGGGGTGCACACGGTGACGCTGAGCGACGATGAGGCGCGGCGGCGTCGCACGCAGAAGACGGTGAGCGAGCGCAAGGCGCCGCCCACGTTCGACATCGTGGTGGAGATGGTGAGCCGCGATGAGGTGCGCGTGCATGCCAACACCGCGGAGGCGGTGGACCGCCTGCTGTCCGGCAAGGACGTGGGCGGTGAGCGGCGCTGGCAGGACATGGCCTCGGGGCGGATGGAGGTGGCGCCATCCAAGGCCACGGAGGTCGAGAAGGCGCCGCCGAAGGACGTCGCTCCGCCCCAGGTGGCAACAACGATGGGCCCCGTGGAGAACGTCGCGAGCCCCGTGCCCGCCGCCGCCGAGCCCCGCGTGACACGGTTCGGACCGAGGCCCTCGGAGGACTCACCCGACGCGGTGCCCTCGGAGGACCTGCGCGGCCTCACCCGCATCTACGCGCACTCGGTGAGCCGTGACTTGTTGCAGAAGGTGCTGCGCGAGCTGCCCGTGGAGGCGCGGCTGGTGAGCCGGATGGAGTCCGCGGACCTGGTGGTGACGGTGCGCTCGAAGGCCAACGACCCGAGGATGCGGCGGGTGGTGGCGAAGACCGGCGCGCGGGTGGAGTCCGTGAAGCGCAGCAGCACGGCGGAGCTTCGCCGGGCGCTCAAGGGCTTCTTCAACATGCTCGAAGGCGTGGATGAAGAGGAGGTCCGCGAGGCGGTGGCGGAGGCCGAGCAGGCGATACAGCGCGCGCTGCACGAGGGCATCTCCGTCCCGCTGTCACCGCGTCAGCCCCGGCTGCGCAAGCTCCAGCACCGCCTGGTGAGCCGCTATCCGCTGGAGGCCGTGAGCCACGGCAGCGAGCCCTCGCGGCACCTGGTCGTCTACCCGCTGGGCGCGGAGGTCGAAGCGGCGCTCGCGAAGGAGGACGTCGAAGGCAACGCGTGA
- a CDS encoding M3 family metallopeptidase: MKRLTALTLSAALTAAGCTSGNMATQPSTPAEQAPAPTTPAQQAAPAPKPLPPPRTSELLSGTVETFTAACTADIERAQAQITALKKLDARKDGPAVLAAYDEATGSLIASANRASLAREVHPQAPFRDAARECEQRVDATNVDISQDRGVYDALSAVDLSQADGPTRYWMERTLLDFRRSGVDRDDATRARVKALNEELLKLGQQFGKNIAEGVRQESFSTKELAGLPEDYVKAHPAGKDGKVVITTNYPDYFPFMTYAKDAKAREKMWRTYRQRAFPGNQEVLAQLIAKRHELATLLGYASWAAYTTETKMTRTQQAAADFIDRLSTATQARAKQEFGELLARKKKDVPNAKTLEPWDHDYYEDRLRAERFGFDSQVVRPYFEYSRVKAGVLDITSRIWGITYRRAEDAKVWHSEVEAYDVLEGDTLLGRIYLDMHPRDDKYKHAAQFDLAQGQAGKRLPEGTLVCNFARPGELMTHDEVETFFHEFGHLLHAVFSGKQQWSGISGIRTEWDFVETPSMLLQQWANSPEVLKEFAKHHETNAAIPAELVEKLRTSKEFGIGLWARRQLFLSAVSLDYYSRKPGFDTTAALVEQQTKLSPFKHEHRPGTHFELAFGHLDGYSAAYYTYLWSSVIAKDLETEFQKHGYLDRETAMKYRRTVLEPGGAKPAAELVKDFLGRDYGFDAYRSYVDAAKAK, from the coding sequence TTGAAGAGACTGACTGCGCTCACCCTGTCGGCGGCCCTGACGGCGGCTGGCTGCACGAGTGGCAACATGGCCACCCAGCCGTCCACCCCCGCCGAGCAAGCGCCCGCTCCCACCACTCCCGCCCAGCAGGCCGCGCCGGCCCCCAAGCCACTCCCGCCGCCGCGCACGTCCGAGCTGCTCTCGGGGACGGTGGAGACGTTCACCGCCGCGTGCACCGCCGACATCGAGCGGGCCCAGGCGCAAATCACCGCGCTGAAGAAGCTGGACGCCCGCAAGGACGGCCCGGCCGTGCTCGCCGCGTATGACGAAGCGACGGGCTCGCTCATCGCCTCGGCCAACCGCGCCAGCCTCGCCCGCGAGGTCCACCCGCAGGCCCCCTTCCGCGACGCCGCCCGCGAGTGCGAGCAGCGCGTGGACGCCACCAACGTGGACATCTCCCAGGACCGAGGCGTCTATGACGCCCTCTCCGCCGTGGACCTGTCCCAGGCGGACGGCCCGACGCGCTACTGGATGGAGCGCACGCTGCTCGACTTCCGCCGCTCCGGCGTGGACCGCGACGACGCCACGCGCGCCCGGGTGAAGGCCCTCAACGAGGAGCTGCTCAAGCTGGGCCAGCAGTTCGGCAAGAACATCGCCGAGGGCGTGCGCCAGGAGTCCTTCTCGACGAAGGAGCTGGCCGGGCTGCCCGAGGACTACGTGAAGGCGCACCCCGCGGGGAAGGACGGCAAGGTGGTCATCACCACCAACTACCCCGACTACTTCCCCTTCATGACGTACGCGAAGGACGCCAAGGCGCGCGAGAAGATGTGGCGCACCTACCGGCAGCGCGCGTTCCCCGGCAACCAGGAGGTGCTCGCGCAGCTCATCGCCAAGCGGCACGAGCTGGCGACGCTGCTGGGCTACGCGAGCTGGGCGGCGTACACCACCGAGACGAAGATGACCCGCACGCAGCAGGCGGCGGCGGACTTCATCGACCGGCTGTCGACGGCCACGCAGGCGCGGGCGAAGCAGGAGTTCGGCGAGCTGCTGGCGCGCAAGAAGAAGGACGTCCCCAACGCCAAGACGCTGGAGCCGTGGGACCACGACTACTACGAGGACCGGCTGCGCGCGGAGCGCTTCGGCTTCGACTCGCAGGTGGTGCGGCCCTACTTCGAGTACAGCCGCGTGAAGGCCGGCGTGCTGGACATCACCTCGCGCATCTGGGGCATCACCTACCGCCGCGCGGAGGACGCCAAGGTGTGGCACTCCGAGGTGGAGGCCTACGACGTGCTCGAGGGCGACACGCTGCTGGGCCGCATCTACCTGGACATGCACCCGCGCGATGACAAGTACAAGCACGCGGCGCAGTTCGACCTGGCGCAGGGCCAGGCGGGAAAGCGGCTCCCGGAAGGCACGCTGGTGTGCAACTTCGCGCGCCCCGGCGAGCTGATGACCCACGACGAGGTGGAGACGTTCTTCCACGAGTTCGGCCACCTGCTGCACGCCGTCTTCTCCGGCAAGCAGCAGTGGAGCGGCATCAGCGGCATCCGCACGGAGTGGGACTTCGTGGAGACGCCGTCCATGCTCCTCCAGCAGTGGGCCAACAGCCCCGAGGTGCTCAAGGAGTTCGCGAAGCACCACGAGACGAACGCGGCGATTCCCGCGGAGCTGGTGGAGAAGCTGCGCACGTCCAAGGAGTTCGGCATCGGCCTGTGGGCGCGCCGGCAGCTCTTCCTGTCCGCGGTGAGCCTGGACTACTACTCGCGCAAGCCGGGCTTCGACACCACGGCGGCGCTGGTGGAGCAGCAGACGAAGCTCAGCCCGTTCAAGCACGAGCACCGCCCCGGCACCCACTTCGAGCTCGCCTTCGGGCACCTGGATGGGTACTCGGCGGCGTACTACACGTACCTGTGGTCCTCCGTCATCGCGAAGGACCTGGAGACGGAGTTCCAGAAGCACGGCTACCTGGACCGTGAGACGGCGATGAAGTACCGCCGCACGGTGCTGGAGCCCGGTGGCGCCAAGCCCGCCGCGGAGCTGGTGAAGGACTTCCTCGGCCGCGACTACGGCTTCGACGCGTACCGCTCCTACGTCGACGCCGCGAAGGCGAAGTAG
- a CDS encoding CheR family methyltransferase, with product MRDEDCAELLQWIAPRLRLRPEGFRRVRGQVCKRMARRLAALGLASVSAYRARLESDPEEWAVLDALCRVTISRFYRDARVFDVLREALLPALLESSPVLRVWSAGCASGEEPYTVSILFRLGLLPRFPGARLELVATEVDAGLLERARRGCYPRGTLRELPPSWVARAFPGSGSEPCLSPEYREGLVFQREDLRVGMPEGPFQLVLCRNVAFTYFAPPLQREVLAGLVARLAPGGLLVTGDGESLPEGGVALERVAGPLPIFRVPAGPRVLAPGPSAPAKHRLDVSDGGGGCDALRLERSVSTR from the coding sequence GTGAGGGACGAGGACTGCGCGGAGCTGCTGCAATGGATTGCGCCCCGGTTGCGGCTGCGGCCGGAGGGCTTCCGGCGGGTCCGCGGGCAGGTCTGCAAGCGCATGGCGCGGAGGCTCGCGGCGCTGGGGCTTGCGAGTGTCTCGGCGTATCGCGCGAGGCTGGAGTCGGACCCGGAGGAGTGGGCGGTCCTCGACGCGCTCTGCCGCGTCACCATCTCCCGCTTCTATCGGGACGCCCGCGTCTTCGATGTCCTGCGCGAGGCGCTGCTGCCCGCGCTGCTGGAGTCCTCCCCGGTGTTGCGAGTCTGGAGCGCGGGCTGTGCCTCTGGCGAGGAGCCCTACACGGTGAGCATCCTGTTCCGGCTGGGACTGCTGCCTCGGTTTCCGGGGGCCCGCCTGGAGCTCGTCGCCACGGAGGTGGATGCGGGGCTGCTCGAGCGGGCGCGGCGGGGATGTTATCCGCGGGGGACGTTGAGGGAGCTGCCGCCTTCCTGGGTGGCGCGAGCCTTTCCGGGGTCGGGCTCGGAGCCGTGTCTTTCGCCTGAGTATCGGGAGGGGCTCGTCTTCCAGCGGGAGGACTTGCGGGTGGGCATGCCGGAGGGGCCCTTCCAGCTCGTGCTGTGTCGCAACGTCGCGTTCACGTACTTCGCGCCGCCGCTCCAGCGGGAGGTGTTGGCGGGGTTGGTGGCGAGGCTTGCTCCGGGAGGGCTGCTCGTCACAGGGGATGGGGAGTCATTGCCGGAAGGGGGCGTCGCGTTGGAGCGTGTCGCGGGCCCGCTGCCCATCTTCCGAGTCCCCGCAGGGCCGAGAGTCCTGGCGCCGGGTCCCTCCGCACCCGCGAAACACAGGCTCGATGTTTCAGATGGGGGAGGGGGATGTGACGCACTCCGCCTTGAGAGAAGTGTGAGCACCCGATAG